One Eriocheir sinensis breed Jianghai 21 unplaced genomic scaffold, ASM2467909v1 Scaffold503, whole genome shotgun sequence genomic window carries:
- the LOC126992815 gene encoding uncharacterized protein LOC126992815 — MDFAALDGHSPPVAGRSPSSDHGEGCADAPIYGRTSPAIETHESHGVPSIRESLREQGVSAEGAEIIMASWKPGTEKQYRPHIRRWAQFCHRRDIDPVNPTAPEIINFLTETFHRNVGYDSINTARGALSSLGIVVNGCRAGVHPLVIRFMRGVFNLRPTKPRYTETWDVKPVLQKLRTMYPLKNLSLKEVTLKLVMLMALTQAARVQTLHLLVLNGITIGDDFISVPLGGILKQGRPSYNIRRIKFQAYPKDASLCVCETLKCYIKATQEHRQITQLNDIKLFISFIKPHKAVSKDTIARWLRTMLNMSGVNTNTFTAGSVRPAAASKAKAMAVPIECIMAKAGWSRETTFATYYDKHIVTGTDAFQEAVLE, encoded by the coding sequence ATGGACTTCGCAGCCTTGGATGGGCACTCTCCTCCAGTTGCTGGTCGATCACCCTCGTCTGATCATGGGGAAGGATGTGCTGACGCACCCATCTACGGCAGAACCTCACCCGCTATTGAAACACACGAGTCTCATGGCGTGCCTTCTATCAGGGAATCCCTACGAGAACAGGGCGTATCTGCAGAGGGCGCAGAAATCATTATGGCATCCTGGAAACCTGGCACAGAGAAGCAGTACAGGCCACACATCAGAAGGTGGGCCCAGTTTTGTCATAGACGGGATATCGATCCCGTTAATCCCACTGCACCAGAAATAATAAACTTTTTAACGGAAACATTCCACCGGAACGTGGGCTATGACAGTATCAACACAGCAAGAGGTGCTCTATCTTCATTGGGCATTGTAGTCAATGGCTGTAGGGCAGGGGTCCACCCTCTGGTGATCCGCTTTATGAGAGGGGTGTTCAATTTGAGACCAACCAAACCCAGGTACACAGAAACTTGGGATGTTAAGCCCGTTTTGCAGAAACTGAGAACGATGTACCCACTGAAAAACCTGTCACTTAAAGAAGTCACATTAAAACTCGTGATGTTGATGGCACTGACACAAGCTGCCAGAGTACAGACGTTACACTTGCTGGTATTAAATGGCATTACTATAGGAGATGACTTCATTTCTGTGCCTTTGGGGGGAATTCTTAAGCAGGGTAGGCCTAGCTACAACATTCGTAGAATTAAGTTTCAGGCTTATCCAAAGGACGCCAGTTTATGCGTGTGTGAAACCTTGAAATGCTACATTAAAGCCACACAAGAACACCGACAAATCACTCAACTCAATGACATTAAATTATTCATAAGTTTCATCAAACCACATAAAGCAGTGTCTAAAGACACTATTGCACGTTGGCTTAGAACTATGCTTAATATGTCTGGGGTAAACACCAACACTTTCACAGCAGGTAGTGTGAGGCCAGCCGCGGCATCAAAAGCCAAAGCTATGGCTGTACCAATTGAATGCATAATGGCAAAAGCAGGATGGTCAAGGGAAACCACCTTTGCAACTTATTATGACAAGCACATTGTCACAGGGACAGATGCATTTCAGGAGGCAGTGTTGGAATAA
- the LOC126992819 gene encoding uncharacterized protein LOC126992819 — protein MRRVEAKTEELQRCQEEKLALKAQLDALGLSLAKLDIAIKDNELRTMEAGSEKQRLEGLVIQASEEQEIKKRDEKLAVLKEDNQKKKDHLAQLQQRVSFINTTKEKLDKLIAMLREIQQEKSKEKDIQAVIQKRVSQVTELQEEIKDQEQSNLQLTQQLTASETKLQHIHQAWDLKQDSLNKEIKEQKQVLEDLERNQTEQDIVCKEVSDDVADLDGQIRQSMEEIRNTNIMIKNNYKLILDAMEEGNVELMSALTEATKCVEEFRSAE, from the exons ATGAGGAGAGTTGAAGCCAAGACGGAGGAGCTGCAGAGGTGCCAGGAGGAGAAGCTAGCTCTGAAGGCCCAGCTTGATGCACTGGGACTCTCTCTGGCCAAGCTGGACATAGCCATAAAGGACAATGAGCTCAGGACCATGGAG GCTGGCAGTGAGAAGCAGAGGCTGGAGGGCCTTGTGATCCAGGCCAGCGAGGAACAGGAGATCAAGAAGAGGGACGAGAAGTTGGCAGTGCTCAAGGAGGACAACCAGAAGAAGAAGGATCATCTGGCCCAGCTGCAGCAGAGAGTCAGCTTCATCAATACAACCAAGGAGAAACTGGACAAGCTCATAGCAATGCTGCGAGAGATCCAGCAGGAAAAGTCAAAGGAGAA GGACATCCAGGCAGTCATCCAGAAGAGGGTCTCCCAAGTCACCGAACTTCAGGAGGAGATCAAGGACCAAGAACAGAGTAATCTGCAATTAACTCAGCAGCTCACAGCCTCAGAAACCAAGCTGCAACACATCCACCAGGCGTGGGACCTCAAGCAGGACAGCCTCAACAAAGAGATCAAGGAGCAGAAACA GGTTCTCGAGGACCTTGAGCGCAACCAGACGGAGCAGGACATTGTGTGCAAGGAAGTGAGTGATGACGTGGCTGACCTGGACGGGCAGATCAGACAGTCCATGGAGGAGATCCGGAACACCAACATCATGATAAAGAACAACTACAAGCTTATCCTCGATGCT ATGGAGGAAGGCAACGTTGAGCTGATGTCTGCCCTCACTGAGGCCACCAAGTGTGTGGAGGAGTTTAGGTCTGCAGAGTGA